The stretch of DNA CACCACCCATCCATCGGTTATAATAATCCCGATAGCTAACGAAGGAGGCAGGATCATGCAGGAACGAATCAACAAATTAATTAAGTTAATGGCCGAATTTACAATGCCCGGAATCGCATTGAACCCCGGCCCCACGCTGAATTACCTGACGGGTTTGAATTTTCACCTGATGGAGCGACCAACCGTGCTCTTGATCACCGCTGGAGGGCAAACTGCCCTGGTCTTGCCCGCTCTGGAAACGGGAAAACTGGCAGACATCCCGATTAAAATCGAGGCGTTCACCTACAGCGATGACCCCGAGACCCGACCGGAGGCCTTTTTCCGCGCGGCTGACTACCTTGGCCTGGGCAGCACAGATCTGGGAGTGGAAGCTACCCGCATGCGTTACCTCGAGATGATGTACCTGGGAGATGTGTTAGGTGAAGCAGGTTTTCTCGATGCTAGCGCCTGCCTGGCAGGTTTGCGCATGACAAAGGATGAAACCGAGATCAAGAAAATGCACCAGGCAGCCATCATCGCCCAGGACGCGTTGTTAGAGACGTTGAAAGGCATCAAAGCAGGGATGACCGAAAAGGAAGTGGCAAACCAGTTGATCATTCAATTGCTGCGTGCCGGGTCGGGTCCTGAACTGTCCTTTTCCCCGATCGTGGCTTTTGGGGAGAATAGCGCTAACCCGCACAGCACTCCCTCCGATAGGAGGTTGAAAGAAGGCGATCTGCTGCTGGTGGATTGGGGCGCCAGTTACGAGGGGTACCTCTCTGACATTACCCGCGCCTTTACCTTTGGCGAGGTGGACCCCGAACTGTTGAAAATTGGCGAGATCGTGTTGCGCGCCAACCAGGCGGGTCGGGCTGCCGGGCGTGCTGGGATTGAAGCGGGTTCCGTTGACCGAGCATCGCGGGCAGTGATTGAGGAGGCGGGGTATGGCGAAGCCTTTACCCACCGCACCGGGCATGGCTTGGGGATGGAAGCGCATGAGGAGCCGTATATTTTTGAAAATAATGCGCTCGTCCTGGAACCTGGAATGACCTTTACCGTGGAACCCGGGATTTACCTGGCGGGCAAGGGTGGGGTGCGCATCGAGGATAACGTGGTGGTCACTGAAACCGGGCTCGAGACCCTGACCGACCTCCCGCGCCAGGTGCTTCCATTGGAAAGTTTCATGGGACTGTGATCTGTTCAGCATGACGCGTGATCTTAAAATCATCTCTGCCTCGATGTTGTTGTGGGGCATCGGCGAGGGCATGTTTTTAATTTTCCAGCCCCTGTACATTCAAGAACTGGGCGCTGATCCAATCTTGATTGGAGCTATCCTGGGGGTGAACGGCCTGGTGATGAGCCTGTCGCAAATCCCTTCCGGGTACCTGGCAGACAAACTCGGGCGTAGACCGCTGATGTGGTTCTCCTGGATTTCGGGATTGGTCGCCACCTGGGTGATGGCTTTTGCCCCTTCGTTAGGCGCCTTTGTGGTCGGTTTGATCCTGTATGGCGTCACCTCTTCGGTGATGGCGCCGCTCAATACCTATATTCAGGGAGCGCGCGGCAATTGGTCGGTTGGGCGAGCAGTCAGTTTTGTCACTGCCGCTTTCAACGTTGGTGGAATTATAGGACCAATCTTCGGTGGAATGGTTG from Brevefilum fermentans encodes:
- a CDS encoding M24 family metallopeptidase translates to MQERINKLIKLMAEFTMPGIALNPGPTLNYLTGLNFHLMERPTVLLITAGGQTALVLPALETGKLADIPIKIEAFTYSDDPETRPEAFFRAADYLGLGSTDLGVEATRMRYLEMMYLGDVLGEAGFLDASACLAGLRMTKDETEIKKMHQAAIIAQDALLETLKGIKAGMTEKEVANQLIIQLLRAGSGPELSFSPIVAFGENSANPHSTPSDRRLKEGDLLLVDWGASYEGYLSDITRAFTFGEVDPELLKIGEIVLRANQAGRAAGRAGIEAGSVDRASRAVIEEAGYGEAFTHRTGHGLGMEAHEEPYIFENNALVLEPGMTFTVEPGIYLAGKGGVRIEDNVVVTETGLETLTDLPRQVLPLESFMGL